The following proteins are co-located in the Calliphora vicina chromosome 2, idCalVici1.1, whole genome shotgun sequence genome:
- the LOC135951592 gene encoding collagenase-like, whose product MKFLIIFALALATSSAYEIESSNLAVPVVEPNVQNAAVGQFPYQVALFLKLSATKTSWCGASLIGRKWVLTTAYCTDGEQSVTVYLGATVRTEAEIKYTVSNSDVIIHAGWDRNTFMNDISLIKIPATTYTVKIQPVQLAALSSAYSTYDGDKVIVSGWSLVSGSATGVTTDLQWARMQVITNSVCARTYGSAITSSNICTSTPGGISTCQGDSGDPLVLESSKVLVGLSSPGFASGCTNGFYAKFTRVNSYLAWIEANTGISH is encoded by the coding sequence ATgaaattcttaattattttcGCTTTGGCTTTGGCCACCTCCTCTGCCTACGAAATCGAATCAAGCAATCTTGCTGTACCAGTTGTAGAGCCCAATGTCCAAAATGCTGCTGTCGGCCAATTCCCCTATCAAGTTGCTCTATTCTTGAAACTTAGTGCCACCAAGACTTCCTGGTGTGGTGCTTCTTTGATCGGCAGAAAATGGGTATTGACTACTGCTTACTGTACCGATGGTGAACAATCTGTTACTGTGTACTTGGGTGCCACCGTTCGCACAGAGGCTGAAATTAAATACACTGTAAGCAACAGCGATGTCATCATCCATGCCGGCTGGGACAGAAACACCTTTATGAACGATATTTCCTTGATTAAGATCCCCGCCACAACTTACACCGTCAAGATCCAACCCGTTCAATTGGCCGCCCTTTCCAGCGCTTACTCCACCTATGACGGTGATAAGGTTATTGTCTCCGGTTGGAGTCTTGTTTCCGGCTCTGCTACCGGTGTTACCACCGATTTGCAATGGGCTCGCATGCAAGTCATCACCAACTCCGTCTGTGCCAGAACTTACGGTTCCGCCATTACCTCCTCCAACATTTGCACCTCCACTCCCGGTGGTATTTCCACCTGCCAAGGTGATTCCGGCGATCCATTGGTTTTGGAATCCAGCAAGGTTCTAGTTGGTTTGAGCTCTCCGGGTTTTGCTTCTGGCTGTACCAATGGTTTTTACGCTAAATTTACACGTGTCAACAGCTACTTAGCATGGATCGAGGCCAACACTGGCATTTCTCACTAA
- the LOC135951233 gene encoding serine protease 1-like, whose product MKFLIVFALALATASAFDLRSNDIVSRSLVVEPEGRITNGQDAELGQFPYQVGLSLKLSATESSWCGGSVIGNEWVLTAAHCTDGVKSVTVYLGATVRTNAEVKYTVSPSDIIIHAGWNSDTLKNDISLIKIPATAYTAKIQPVELPSIASSYSTYAGEKVVASGWGLISDSATSVTNDLQWARMQVITNSVCARTYGSTITSSNLCVSTPGGVSTCRGDSGGPLVLESSKVQVGLTSFGSIAGCAKGYPAAFTRVTSYLEWIEANTGISH is encoded by the coding sequence ATGAAATTCTTAATTGTATTCGCTTTGGCTTTGGCCACAGCTTCAGCCTTCGATTTACGCAGCAATGATATCGTATCTCGCAGTCTTGTTGTAGAACCTGAGGGTCGCATTACAAATGGTCAAGATGCTGAATTGGGTCAATTCCCCTACCAAGTGGGTCTATCCTTGAAACTTAGTGCCACCGAGTCCTCCTGGTGTGGTGGTTCTGTGATCGGCAACGAATGGGTATTGACTGCTGCTCACTGTACCGATGGTGTTAAATCTGTTACTGTGTATTTGGGTGCCACCGTTCGCACAAATGCTGAAGTTAAATACACCGTTAGCCCCAGCGATATCATCATTCATGCTGGCTGGAACAGCGATACTTTGAAGAACGACATTTCCTTGATCAAGATCCCTGCCACCGCTTACACCGCCAAGATTCAACCCGTTGAATTGCCCTCCATTGCCAGCTCTTACTCCACCTATGCTGGTGAAAAGGTTGTTGCTTCTGGCTGGGGTCTTATTTCCGACTCAGCTACCAGTGTTACCAACGATTTGCAATGGGCTCGCATGCAAGTCATCACCAACTCCGTCTGTGCCAGAACTTATGGTTCTACCATTACCTCCTCCAATTTGTGCGTCTCCACTCCCGGTGGTGTTTCCACCTGTAGAGGTGATTCCGGTGGCCCATTGGTTTTGGAATCCAGCAAGGTTCAAGTTGGTTTGACTTCTTTCGGTTCTATTGCTGGCTGTGCCAAGGGTTATCCAGCTGCCTTCACTCGTGTCACCAGCTACTTGGAATGGATCGAAGCCAACACTGGCATTTCCCACTAA